In Hippoglossus hippoglossus isolate fHipHip1 chromosome 11, fHipHip1.pri, whole genome shotgun sequence, the sequence CTCTTAAACCACCTTGACGTGTTGACATACAGAGCAATACTTATTGGTAAGTCCAGTTGCATATGTGCACCTGTACAACTCATCAAGTTGAAATCTGACAGGTGGTTTCCTCTTCTTACCTAAAGTGATGGAGTTGATTTTGCCCTTGACCTGCAGGGTGCTCTTGTTACACTTATAAGCATAAACCACTTGTTTCAGCTCAGTGTCGCTGATCACCAGGTCCTGCACACCCTCGTGGTTCTCCTACAGGAGGCAAGCAAGGAAAAGCAAAAAAGCACAAAGACCGAGAGTTgattaaatagttttaaacGGGACTTGTCACTGAAGTTGCTAAATATAAATGAGCTTTAAATAACAAGTACATCTGGCTCAATGAGTCATTTTGGCAGTGCTCTATCTGTTGCATAAACAAATGACTCCAGCTAACAGTCATAAAAACAAGTCTACATTTTTTCCATCGCTTCCCTTTCACATGGACGACAGAGCTTAAGGATAAAGTCAGCTCCTGCTTAGTCTCTAGAAAGGTCGTGCACCAACAACTTACCACTTTCCACTTCTTCCCCTCCAGCTCCAACACGGGAGGGAGGGTGCGGGACGGGGCCGGAACCGGAGCCGGAGCAGGTCGGGGGCTAGAAGAGACGGGTTTGGGTCCGGTACGCACAGGAGCCTGGCCCCTCAGGGTAGGATTCTTGTGGGTCTTCTGGTCGTCACCCACATGCTTCAGGCCTGGAGAGGTCGAGGAAGGGGGGGAATCAAATCACAATTAAAAACTTTACTTATACCTAATCTGTCTTTAGACTATTTTAGCCACCTACCACTGGTAATGTCGGCTCCCTTGCATATGGAGTTAAACAAAGCGTTACGGTCATCAGGCCCAGAATTCCCGCCGCCGCCAGAGGATCCACTTAAGTCcatgggaggaggtggtggtccagggggaggagggggaggacatCCACCAGCAGGAGCCCTGGGAGGAGCTGCACCGGCTGAAGCTACAGGACCCTGAGGTGGACAGAAAAGTTTATTGTTTTTCGACTGATGAAAAGTGAGAATAAACTTGGATATTGTAAATTCTCTGAGGACTCACAGTCCTGCTCCAGGTCAGTCCTGTGGTGTGGTGCTTCTTGATGTAGTTTTGCAGCTCAGTCCAGATGGAGAGGTAGACCTTCACCCACTCCACGTGTGTCTTGTCCCTGCGGAGGAAGGAAGCAGGAACGTCTGAGGATCGTTCAATTCTtgacttttttccttttaaaactaaatacGAGTCCTGTTTTGGTCCGACAGCTGCATAACCACGGTGATTTAGTCAAAGTAACTTAAGTTTGAGCAAGGAACTCAAATCTGCTCATACAACACAAAAGCTTTCCTCTCAGGCCTAAATACAGGAAGTCTACCACTTCAGCGTATTCTGCATCAGACAGTGCTGACTCAGCTGAGAGGAACGACTGGACACAATGTTTTACAAACTGCTCGGCTGCATTTGAATGTTCCGGTTTCCCTTGTATTTAATAAACGTTCCACAATTTCAGAGACAAAATGACcgtttcaaaaataaaaccacattgtgGACAGAGTAACTGCTGCAGACTGATGCTTTACTTACTTCTCCTTGAAGTCTTTGAGCACGCGGTTGGTGTAGAACATGGCGGCATCCTGCATCTCTTTAACGTAGGGGCCCGGTTTAGGGGCCtgggagaaagaaatgaaaccaTTATAAAGACTGCAAATAGGGGGGGGGAACAGCCTGACATGATCCAAAAGGTGAAAACATGCTAATaagagatgaaaagatgatttGAGCTTGTTGTTTGCCTCAGTTTCCAGTGTCacgctaagctaagctaatcatcTGTGGCTCAAGCTCCGTATTGCATCAATAGAAGATTAGCATCAGTCAGTTTCTATTTAACTCGTAGcaagaaaggaaataaacataCATGTTAAATGAGCAGGTTGTCaagactttgtttgtttgattaaagAGCTTTAGATGCATTTCTGAACTGGTCAGAGTCAAACaaagctgtttttgtcttttccccATTAGTTATGCTGAGTTGAGCTTATCGCTGTCTGGCTGCAGCTTTATATAAACCGTGTAAACACTATCAAAGTTCTTATGTAACTCTAACTGTACAAATCCTTTTCCTATAAATTGTTTATTACTGCCGCAGATAAGTGGTAAAAGTAAGAAATTCAGTTCACACGtttacaaatgaaatgtttgagCTACAGGAGGAAGCCGAACAAATAATGAAACTATTATGGGAGTTTGAAAAGCTGATAAATTATTCATTAGGATCAAAACCACGACGACAGACAGAGTTCATCATCCAGACTGTAACAgtgcagctctgttgctggTGTCCACGGGTCAGCCAAGAAACCGTCGCTCACCAGACAGCGATGACAGAATCAAAGAGGGGCTTGTTTCCTGCCATTATACACtaattctcacacacacacacacacacacacacacacacacacacacacacacacacacacacacacacacacacacacacacacacacacacacacacacacacacacacacacacacacacacacacacacacacacacacacacacacacacacacactattccaATCCCGTCTCACCATGGCGATCCATCCGAGGGCGGGCGCGCTCTCGCTGACGGCAGAGAGGTGGTTGAAGAGCGGCGAGGTGCGGTTCTGCTCACGGAAACCCTGCACCTGCTGGATCGCTTTGGACACGGGCTGCAGGAGGGTGGTCAAAACTGTCTGAataagaaagagacagaagagaattAGTTTGAAGAAAAAGCAAAGCTTGAGTTTTTTGAAGATTGCAAGTGTGTGTAACTCACATCAGACGGCTTCTGGGTGGACGAGGCCGAGACGAGGAGTTGTTTCTGACTGGTGAACGCCTGCTTTATCATTTCTGCCTGGAGGGACAAGAGAGGGAATTcaacaagtcacacacacaacaaagtttTGAGTTCAAGCATATTTTTATTCAGCAACTttcacaaagaaataaagatcTTTACAATATGTAAAAACCCAGCACAGATGTGGGCAGAGGGAGATAGTTTGATAAACATAAATGTCAAGCAACTTTATTTAACTGTGATGCATTCAAAAGTACGACTTACGTGTTTCAGAACATCGCCCCCTATCTTCTGGCTGAGGGAGAAGTACTGGGCCACGGAACCTTTGATGATCTCGTCAAAGGCATCGACGTACACAGATACAGCTGTagagtcaaattaaaaataaacttaaatcaaataaaaaataagcaCAAAGGACGGAAACAACTCTTTATTCAGCCAATCTGCCAAAGCAGCAGGTGGCCTTGGTTAAAAGAGCATCACGACGTCCTCAGATGTTTTATTGTCAACAGCGATGAAAGCTGCCATCGAAACCAAATGCTTCAtgtgcagccacagcagtgacTTGATTCATCTGCTTCACGAGGGAGGATCCTCTCTTTTTATCTCTGAAAAAGAGACGCTACGTTTCCGACAGAGAGGAAGTCAGGATCCACGCTTGTTGGGGGGGGGATGTCTTCTTTGTTTGATTAAGGAGAAGttgtttttccacacacacactttcatcatCTGCATGCAACACTTACATTCACCCGTCCTGAGTAATATCTGATCAACGTATCATAATAATTACACTTGATGATTACCTCCCACTGCAGCCTCTCCAGGGACCGACATGCCCTCCAGACGACCCACCGCCACCTCCAGCCGCTGCACCAGACCTGCCAACTCTGCCATACCTGTGAGGTGGGGAAGAGGAGTGAGTCCGTGAGAACAGGAAGCGACAACGTCAAGCATTTACTCATCTGTGGTCACATAACACGTGGTGACCATTTAAGTTCTGCTTTATGCAGCATTGCTCAAATGCAGACTTAATGTACATTGCTGGGCtgtatagaaaaaaaagaaaagatgtctGATCCACATTCGTTTTTGACCAAACCAAatacaaaaagtatttttctagGTTTTAATTCTTGTGTGCTGgtggttgtgtttgtcttgATCAGCTGTTTTTAACCATTGAGGCACAGTGAGTCTTTCTGTGCCAGCCTTCTAATTGGGGGAGTGAATTACTCCTGGGACACAAGATGAAGACTGCAATTAACAATTAGCTACTTGGACACGATAATAACAACTGTGCTCTGAATCCTGGACACATTTGCAGTTGGTTGATTAAATCCCACGAGGCTGGAAATTACTTGTGCAGCCATCAGTCATCAGATGTTATGTTCTGTGTCGTTGCTTCAATAAATGCTCTGAATCGTTATTCATCCCTAATGCAATTATTGGCTTTTCCAGATCTAAGTGAAAGAATATGTGCTGCACTCTTTGGTCGCCATTTCAAAAATAATGGTCCTACGTTGTGCTGTTAACGTCACAGAAATGCGGTTATTCAAGACGACTAAAAACTGACATCTTTGAACTAGCAATTAACATTATTGGATAATCTGCAGATCTGCATTTTAAAGGTATCTGTTACCAGAGAGAAGTCACAGAGTTCCAGCTTAACAGCGGTTACGtagcaaaacagaaaagaagacgGTGTTGCAGATAAGCAGGTTGGGGCTTGCTGAGCATCAAGGCATGTAGATCATTACATGTTACTGCGGACTGGGAGGAGTGGAGACCTGCCCAGTTATCCCAACTATGTCAGTTTAACACATTTGTTCCACAAGCAAACGAATTcagcagcaacagagcaaaGTTAGGATGCaggaacaaagcagcagcattAAAACTTTGGGGTGCACCGGTATGTTTTAATGGGTACCGTGCAGCCCTGGTTCAAATCCCTTTAATGCCTTCTTTCTCACTTTTACCCCCCTTTTCCTGACTATCTCCACTGTGGCACCAAAATCATAAATGCCAAAATACAATCTTTAAAAAAGCATTAAAGATTGGCCTGAGTCTGTTaacagtaaaaaacaataagtaaCGTGTGACAACATGATCCTCCAGACTTACTCATTCAAGTAGATGATTAACTAACTTCAATCCAGGTCTAGCGTCGTCTTACACAGAACGTACTCacggatacacacacaccctaatGAGAGAGGCTAGTATTACAAAAGACGACTGTAACCTGAGCCGAAACTGGATTCATCTGTGAGGCAGAGagtggcccccccccccaccccctctcagGTGCTTACACCTTTAGACCATGAACGGACCACTCTCACTAATGAGTCCACGACAAGCCCACTGTAGCTGCCGTCTCACTTTCCCTACCGAGGCACTGATCTGGAGAAATCTAGTGATGGGGAGCTTAATGCTTTTGGAAGCTGAAGCTACAGTCTCcaggaaataaagatggagggacCTGAGTGTCTGTTGCATAAATTGGTTGGAAATGAACAGAGGTAAAGTTGTGCAATTTAATAGCTACAAATATTGACAATTATTGcaatttttcaaacatttccagGCTCCAGCTTCTCGGTTGTgcagatttgctgcttttctcttaAAATCTTGAGGAAATTGAactatttatttagatttatgGCAGGTTGGAAAAGTGGCCTAATTAGCATTACGCTATTAAATGCCTCAAACTTGCCCTGGGGTCCATATTAATCATGTTGCTGTTGGCAGTATAATTACACCAGCAGGGTGAGGTTGGTTATAAGTCAGCCGTGACGTCGTTAAAAGGAGATAACGTCAATAGGACTGAGTCTCGGCATAACCATATTATTAAAACCAGGATATGTTAAGTGAAACTACTGCAGGATGTGCGATGACTTTTTCACCTGCGACCACAAAAGACAAAGCGCTACAGCGAAAAGACTCTGTAAGGTGAAGCAAGTAGCAGTACAGCAAGTACTGCTACTTGCTTCACAACGCTTGGGAGCTAAATTTGATCGTAGCAGGACACAGAACCTCACCAACCTTGACCTAAATGCTGAGAGCCGCAGCTCCGTCTGCAGACTTCAACAGCTCAACTGGTGGACTTCCTGGTCTCAGCTGAGAAATGACTCAACAGCAAAGCAGGAAGGGAGTGTCCGCCTAAAGGTGCTTGTGGTAGTAATAGACACCAAAAAAGCAAACCTATAAATGTGACAGTGGCTTTTAAAATGCCCTGTGAATGATCCCTGAGAGGTAAACATCTTGGCGTACTTGCTGCCCGGCTATATATCTTTCAATGCTTGAGATAATTTgctaaagtaaagtaaaagggAGAAAAGTGCTGATCACGGAGGAAACTGCAATGTCAAGGAAGAAGAAACAACTTTCCAGAGACCCCGAGGGCAGATACCGTCCCGAGTTGAGACAGGAAATCCAGCCTGCCATTATATTTTCCTTAGATTTAAGCACTTTAAAAACCTCTTAAATCTGTTGGACCCACATTCACCAACCAATCACAGGGGATCAATCCTGCTGATTCACAGAAAATGCAAGTCAACGATCGATTAAGCACAAATTCTAAAAAACGTCTTGTGCATGTTACTGGAAAGATGCATATTTCATGCATTGCATATCCTCGCTCTGTGCTGTCGCTGGTCTTTCCCCAGAATACAACAGACCTACTTCTGTGGACACACGTCAGAGATGTCCTGCATATTAATCACCAGCAGCGTGGTGCAGGGCCAGGGAAGTGGGTTAGGCCTGTTCGTGCATCTCTTGCCTGCAAGTCAGAGTCcaactcagtgtgtgtgtgtgtctgtgtctgtgtctgtgtgtgtctgtgtgtagctgttTGCATTGAACCAAACACACAGGCTGTCGCAGAGTTGGACTTAATACCAATGGCGATGAGCTCCAACCTCACACACAGGCTGTGATCGAGGCTGCAGACAAATCAAGTTCAAGCTGCTGATGCTAATGAGATCACTGGGGTTTCAGGCAGACCTGCGGCTAATGCTAGCTAGCGAGCTAACCAGGATAATTATATCCAGCCCCAGACACTGTTTACTGCTAGCCTAGCATAGCTGATATAATAGATAAAAAGCCTAATGCTAAGCTAGTGGAAGCTAAAGTTGACGTGGTATAGACAGGGAGACAAATTATCCTGGATGAACCAAATGTGTTATGACACCAtggcgaaaaaaaaaaaccgtgAGCTAGCTAAAAAATTAAACAAGATAAACCGGTTGTGTTTTTGACATCGTGATGAAAGACGTGCGACTAaactgcagttgtgtgtgtgttgttggtctaattgctgtgtgtgtgtgtgtgtgtgtccttcttcgtgttgttgatgtgtgtcTTGCTGTGTGTTTGGGCATTTCCTGGATTGTTCttgtctcacacagacacacacacacacagacacacacacccctccctgTGTTAAGCTAACGTAGCGGCggactgcagcagcagcagacaggaaacaagaaGTTGCCACATCCTCGCAGAAAGAATAAGTAAAAGCAGGATGCGGAAGGTTTTACGACAtttaacattaatataaataGACATGTGCAAGGTTTCGGCTGGTGCAGCTAACGTGTTTTAGCAAAGGGCTAGCCGGGCGGTGTTAGCATCACACCGATTTACAATAAAAccggaaaaagaaaaaagcgtCGTTTTCTGGCTTTTTAACGCCAAATGAAAGCCAATGGAAGTtgtaacatcatcatcatcttcatcatcatcatggcgCTCACCTGCAAACAGTAGTGGagcagtgattttttttttctaggggTCCGTTGTGTCGCCGTGAATCCGCGGAGCAGACTGACCGAGAGCCTCGCCTCTTTCTTCCGGGATGTGCGGGGAGGTTTACCCGGCAGTCCCCGCGCCGCGTCCCCGCCCTGCTGCCATTCCTTTCCCATATAAggagcgtgagagagagagagggagagagagagagacagagagaaacactaaGATAAACAAGGGGGGAAACTGTGAAACTGCTGTTTTCTATCAGGATTTATCTGCAACAGGCAGCGTTGTCATTCGTTTCCCTCCTGTAAACACCACCGGgtccctgcagaggaggaggagaaggaggagaagggtcTGATCTGCAGACACGTGTGATGCATGTGGTTCAAACAGGTCTGCAGATGTTTCCTGGCTCCTGGTGTGAGGCTGGTAtttactgcatgtgtgtgatgtgtgaaaaGCAGCTGTACCTGCAGGAAATACTCTCAACTCTCTGTGTTACACCCCAGCAAGGGACCTGACATCTTTGTCTGGGGCCTCAGAAACTTCACTTTGCTGTAAGAtgagataaaactttattgatttcCCCCACACACCAGGGAGGTTCagctgttacagcagcaggtagaTCAGAAGTTGTGCACGCCCATGTCCATTCACCCAGTTGAACACAGACTAGACATTTTCCGTCTCAGTAAGTCTAAGCTAAAAGGAGATTATTACATAACGGCTGTAAGACGCTGAGTGGTATTAACCCTGAGGAGTAAACTGGTCtttggagaggtggagggagacgTGGACCTGGAGCGGAGGTCACAGATCAGTGGCCTCATGGACAAACTGTCAGGTTGGATGTTTATTGTCTTACATAAACCTGACACACCTTCGATCTTCAGCATCCCAGAGTCGCTCGTAGGGAAAACGGTTACTGGCGTCTGTGTCTATCCAGCATCACCATCATCGAagggaaattacatttttaaatgaggCAAACTTCTATCACGAGCAGTTACGGCCTCTCATCACACGGCACATTGTGTTAATGGAGCAGCAAAGAATGGAGGTTAATGGGATCACAAATGTGGAAACAAACAATGCAATGACAGGACGACTGGTTCATATCAGGGTTTGTGCAGCGATGCTggaggaagagtgtgtgttAGAGGGAGAGTTTGAAGGGGGAGGGATGCACTTAAGGTGAAATGTGACAAACAATGCATCATGCGGTTGTGGAAATAAACAACTGTTGGATAATCTtgttaaaaaaatctgattgttattttctttgattCACGGCTGGGACACAGAAAATAGAGACAAATGGGAAACAgaaggaaatggaaataaaacgATATTCAGTTAATAATGACAAGTGTAGAAAATTTCAAGAAACAAGCCGACATGTCTGAGAAAACGCaagaacaaacatttttattttaatttacagaTGATCCAGTTGCATCAGGtctggtcacacacacaaagaaagaaagaaaaaaggaataacTTCActgaaacaatttttttttaattaaattcccTTCATTTAACAGTTGCTACCTTTTTCCTCTGTCTGCCTTCACAGTGGACTCCATCAGAGTCGAGGTCAATTCACTTACGTCGACAAATCCCAAATGTGACGGGGAAAATGTTGCACATGTATCATGAGAAATGCTGAATTTTGGATcgttaaattgtttttatatatattttaacttaTGGGAAAAAGGTAAACGCCTAAACAAGAAATGAGTGAATCAACATCGAGTCTTGGCAGTGACCCCAAAATAATTTCAAATGatgtgcaacaaaaaaaagaaaagagaaatggcTCAAATATAAAATGACTTCAAAGTGTGAAAAGATGACATTTTACAGTGTTTGCACTTCGATTCACTGGATTTCACTTTGCCTCGCAGAAACGGGCAAAAATGGGCCAAAACattcaaaaaataataagacCAATAATAAACCTCTGCCCTGGGTCCGACGCTCCGAGACCGAACAGCAGAAGCAACATCAGCATGAAATGACTGAACAGTAAGAAACGTGATTGCTTATTTCACACAGAGTACGAGCCAAACGGAGTTAACGCCGTACCCTTTCCACATTcaacaaccaaagaaaaagtgCCTCAAAACGTGGACTCGCGGATCAGTTTCACATTCTGCATGCGAGAGCGACCACACGCTGAGGCGTCGTAAAGAGGAGTCACGTGGTTAAAGTTCTCATTCAGCTCAGTCCGGCACAGAAACTTCTCTGATTACTGCTCCgttgtttttccttccctctctctctctctcctctctgttacTACAGACTTCCTACTGTGTCCTGGTGTATCCATGGCGATGAGCCCCC encodes:
- the cap1 gene encoding adenylyl cyclase-associated protein 1, whose translation is MAELAGLVQRLEVAVGRLEGMSVPGEAAVGAVSVYVDAFDEIIKGSVAQYFSLSQKIGGDVLKHAEMIKQAFTSQKQLLVSASSTQKPSDTVLTTLLQPVSKAIQQVQGFREQNRTSPLFNHLSAVSESAPALGWIAMAPKPGPYVKEMQDAAMFYTNRVLKDFKEKDKTHVEWVKVYLSIWTELQNYIKKHHTTGLTWSRTGPVASAGAAPPRAPAGGCPPPPPPGPPPPPMDLSGSSGGGGNSGPDDRNALFNSICKGADITSGLKHVGDDQKTHKNPTLRGQAPVRTGPKPVSSSPRPAPAPVPAPSRTLPPVLELEGKKWKVENHEGVQDLVISDTELKQVVYAYKCNKSTLQVKGKINSITLDNCKKLGLVFDHVVGIVEIINCRDVKVQVMGKVPTISINKTDGCHIYLSQDSLMCEIISAKSSEMNILVPNKDGEFTEIPVPEQFKTVWDGKKLVTTATEIAG